One window of the Choristoneura fumiferana chromosome 18, NRCan_CFum_1, whole genome shotgun sequence genome contains the following:
- the LOC141437836 gene encoding 17-beta-hydroxysteroid dehydrogenase 13-like, with amino-acid sequence MGRKNLLIRCVSSAARRFRALQEVWILPWWGSGGLAAAPLWALDVLVLVVKLWSTCAVAVFRVLVPPVMKSLHGETILITGAGNGLGRELAIQFAELGATVVCWDKDARRNDAVVKEIRSKDGECFGYTVDVTAREQVLALAALMRRQLTDVSMVVSNAGALTTAPLVCLRPEAVAKIVEVNLLAHFWIFQAFLPSMIERRQGHIVAINSSAGLAPCADMVPYCAAKFGLRGLMESISEELRLDTWTKNIQTTSVYVATMATGLYPAPAHRFTSCYCEIHPKEAAKIIIEGIRQNHRDISIPSFMKALINLNNLMPYRIRIIFTDFFNFGHRGWFCFC; translated from the exons ATGGGAAGAAAGAACTTGTTGATTCGCTGCGTGAGCAGCGCTGCTAGAAGGTTCAGGGCTTTGCAGGAGGTCTGGATCCTCCCCTGGTGGGGCAGTGGGGGGCTGGCCGCTGCCCCCCTTTGGGCGTTGGATGTGTTGGTACTAGTTGTTAAGTTGTGGTCGACTTGCGCTGTGGCCGTGTTTCGAGTGCTCGTACCTCCTGTTATGAAGAGTCTGCATGGAGAAACTATCCTA ATCACGGGAGCAGGCAACGGCCTAGGGCGTGAGCTGGCCATCCAGTTCGCAGAACTTGGAGCCACTGTGGTCTGCTGGGATAAGGACGCCAGAAGAAACGATGCTGTCGTCAAGGAGATACGGAGCAAGGACGGAGAA TGTTTCGGCTACACCGTGGACGTGACAGCTCGCGAACAGGTGCTGGCACTAGCGGCGCTGATGCGGCGTCAACTGACCGACGTCTCCATGGTAGTCAGTAACGCCGGCGCGCTCACCACCGCACCACTTGTCTGTCTGCGGCCCGAGGCTGTGGCTAAGATTGTTGAGGTCAACCTACTAGCGCACTTTTGG ATATTTCAAGCGTTCCTGCCGAGCATGATAGAGAGGCGCCAAGGGCATATTGTGGCGATAAACTCGAGTGCTGGACTCGCGCCGTGCGCTGATATGGTGCCCTACTGCGCAGCTAAGTTCGGCTTGAGAG GTCTAATGGAGTCGATATCCGAAGAGCTTCGACTCGACACTTGGACAAAGAACATCCAGACGACTTCCGTCTACGTGGCGACCATGGCCACCGGGCTCTACCCGGCGCCCGCGCATCGCTTCACGTCGTGCTACTGCGAGATACACCCCAAGGAGGCTGCCAAGATCATCATCGAAG GAATTCGACAAAACCACCGAGATATCAGCATACCCTCCTTCATGAAGGCGTTAATCAACCTGAACAACCTTATGCCCTACAGGATAAGGATCATTTTCACAGACTTCTTCAACTTCGGCCACAGGGGATGGTTCTGTTTTTGTTAA
- the LOC141437835 gene encoding uncharacterized protein, whose translation MSENVQNCCRICLDVESEHVSILEDHLIHLHVKSCLSMTISANDGLPTDICVCCVSQLSEFYNFQLNARCSQDWLESSLEEKSKQSTETKTPIQPLPDSEYNSDSLLEFLNNTANIEEYLNNLGKEDIPSIVNMLDSNNENSTASMKTIKNPSPKKKEKPKTDLKMEVDELDSGTEIVKELLIKKAQVKLQTKYIEKNTCFACDTKFNTVQELSQHISICDYAMRTCVECAVLFDSRKQMLQHRTTHNPLLPLTCNCGKQFESEDLLTKHFRVCHIDYMAMLGCSYQCKQCGETFAERFLLYRHARNHVLKSQERNCDICGHIFIGDEALSKHKLKDHDTGDVDYRCKVCGLTSSNRQEIYVHILKHTAKLKPPRHLCESCGQSFATHTSLTRHAVQHKTDHYSCTLCDRLFACASVRDEHVLMHLEKAMCEKCGSEVLCCELQRHVC comes from the exons atgagtGAAAACGTCCAAAATTGCTGTCGGATATGTCTAGACGTGGAATCGGAACACGTGTCTATACTAGAGGACCATTTAATTCACCTTCACGTGAAATCTTGCCTGTCCATGACCATTTCGGCAAATGATGGTCTTCCAACGGACATTTGTGTATGCTGTGTCTCACAGCTGAGCGAATTCTATAATTTCCAACTTAATGCCCGCTGCTCTCAAGACTGGTTAGAGTCATCTTTGGAGGAAAAGTCGAAACAATCAACAGAAACTAAAACACCTATTCAACCCTTGCCTGATTCGGAATACAATTCTGATTCGCTTTTAGAGTTTCTAAACAATACTGCCAACATAGAGGAGTATTTAAACAACTTGGGAAAAGAAGACATACCTTCTATAGTCAACATGTTAGACTCAAATAATGAAAATTCCACTGCCAgcatgaaaacaataaaaaaccctAGTCCCAAAAAGAAAGAGAAACCTAAAACTGATTTAAAAATGGAAGTTGATGAGTTGGATTCTGGCACAGAAATAGTAAAAGAGCTATTGATTAAAAAAGCGCAAGTAAAATTACAAACcaaatacatagaaaaaaatacttgtttcGCATGTGACACAAAATTTAATACAGTTCAAGAGTTGTCACAACATATAAGTATTTGTGACTATGCTATGCGTACTTGTGTTGAATGCGCCGTTTTATTTGACTCAAGAAAACAAATGTTGCAACACCGAACTACTCACAATCCATTGTTACCATTGACTTGTAATTGTGGTAAACAGTTTGAAAGTGAAGACCTGTTAACCAAACACTTCAGAGTATGTCATATAGACTATATGGCTATGCTTGGCTGCAGTTACCAGTGCAAGCAATGTGGGGAGACCTTTGCGGAAAGGTTTCTATTGTACCGACATGCACGGAACCATGTGTTGAAGTCACAGGAGCGTAACTGTGATATCTGTGGACATATCTTTATAGGTGACGAAGCACTGTCTAAGCATAAGCTAAAAGACCATGATACAGGAGATGTAGATtacag aTGCAAAGTCTGCGGCTTGACCTCATCCAACCGTCAAGAAATTTATGTACACATACTAAAGCACACCGCAAAGCTCAAACCTCCCCGCCATCTCTGTGAGTCCTGTGGCCAGAGTTTCGCTACGCACACATCCTTGACCCGCCATGCTGTTCAACACAAGACTGACCACTACAGTTGTACACTGTGTGACAGATTGTTTGCATGTGCAAGTGTACGAGATGAGCATGTGTTGATGCACTTGGAGAAGGCAATGTGCGAGAAGTGTGGGAGTGAAGTCTTATGTTGTGAGTTGCAAAGGCATGTTTGTTAG
- the LOC141437828 gene encoding uncharacterized protein, with product MIDTSLVAAEGPNLRMIDTSLVAAEGPADIDHSVTASSELDMNQLNVSASPDTGLETVKDTNNTKGFDKITIGPENENHSTTNIKNPILEEIKVLQSEHFTKEVKGIETNLSRNLQLFKDDQGLLRCKGRMRNTNWSFDKKYPVLIPRNSKFTEKIIKDVHEKNYHVGANHTLSLIREVYWIPQGKSQVQKVIRKCQRCVKHGGGPYRLPPTPALPPERVNFSMPFTFTGVDYLGPLIVKTENGNSKRWICLFTCLAVRAIHLEVVQDLTAEEGLLALRRLIATRGIPSLITSDNASYFKLLAEILSKSYCVENKIQWRFIPELAPWHGGYYERLVAMVKHCMKRSLQKHLLRDSQLSTVVKEVEAVLNTRPLTCVDSEIEHVLKPADFLNLGRCITMETSQEHALVEGTTTKKDLVTAWRRARILLEEFKEMFCNRYLASLRERYNNSHKDPRVTSKVNPKEGHVVQIKGDKNREGWKVGKIISLVKGPDGLCRVAKVKVGDKVFTRSIAHLYPLEIDVTDQPRNILQDTETSNRIEAQDEDNGESISIPATVINDRIEVDKFRSQLTPTEHTRVETIPKMDTNMDVTNRRLDITDNMDTNMDVTDKRLDMTDDMDISYDCALSNDLDISDGEQSTEVEQDKKRRAAVRALEKIREWTRDLMTSL from the coding sequence ATGATAGACACTTCGCTTGTGGCCGCAGAGGGTCCTAACCTAAGGATGATAGACACTTCGCTTGTGGCCGCGGAGGGTCCTGCGGATATAGATCATTCGGTTACTGCATCTTCAGAGTTAGACATGAATCAGTTGAATGTTTCAGCATCACCGGATACTGGATTAGAAACAGTCAAGGACACAAATAATACTAAAGGATTTGACAAAATTACCATCGGACCTGAGAATGAAAATCATAGTACTACCAATATTAAAAACCCTATCCTAGAAGAAATTAAAGTTTTACAGTCCGAACATTTCACCAAAGAAGTCAAGGGAATCGAGACAAATTTGAGTCGTAATCTACAGCTGTTTAAAGATGATCAAGGTTTACTACGCTGTAAGGGAAGGATGAGAAATACTAATTGGTcctttgataaaaaatatcctgttCTTATACCCAGAAATTCTAAATTCACTGAGAAGATCATAAAGGACGTACATGAGAAGAACTATCACGTGGGAGCCAATCATACACTCAGTTTGATCCGGGAGGTATATTGGATTCCTCAGGGTAAAAGTCAGGTGCAGAAGGTTATAAGAAAATGTCAAAGATGTGTTAAGCATGGTGGCGGACCTTATCGCTTACCACCTACACCTGCACTTCCACCCGAACGTGTCAACTTTAGTATGCCGTTTACCTTTACAGGAGTAGATTATTTAGGACCTCTGATCGTTAAAACTGAAAACGGTAACAGCAAGCGATGGATATGTCTATTTACATGTTTAGCCGTTAGAGCTATTCATCTGGAAGTGGTTCAAGATCTCACAGCTGAGGAAGGACTTCTAGCACTAAGGAGGTTGATAGCGACAAGAGGAATACCATCACTCATCACATCGGATAATGCTTCATACTTCAAGTTACTGGCAGAAATATTATCTAAATCCTATTGTGTTGAAAACAAGATCCAATGGAGATTTATACCTGAACTAGCCCCATGGCATGGAGGATATTACGAACGTTTAGTGGCTATGGTAAAACATTGTATGAAACGATCACTGCAAAAACACTTACTTAGAGACTCCCAGCTGTCAACAGTTGTCAAAGAAGTGGAAGCTGTACTTAATACACGACCACTTACATGTGTAGACTCCGAGATAGAACATGTACTGAAACCGGCAGACTTTTTAAATCTTGGTAGATGTATCACTATGGAAACGTCGCAGGAGCACGCACTAGTAGAAGGTACCACGACCAAGAAAGACCTAGTAACGGCGTGGAGACGAGCTCGTATACTGCTTGAAGAATTTAAAGAGATGTTTTGTAACCGGTATTTGGCAAGTTTACGTGAAAGGTATAATAATTCTCATAAGGATCCTCGCGTGACATCAAAGGTGAATCCGAAAGAGGGTCACGTCGTTCAAATAAAGGGTGACAAAAATCGCGAAGGATGGAAAGTGGGGAAAATCATCTCTCTCGTTAAGGGACCTGATGGACTATGCAGAGTAGCGAAGGTGAAAGTAGGTGATAAGGTGTTCACACGATCCATTGCTCATTTGTACCCTTTAGAAATAGACGTCACCGATCAGCCACGTAACATTCTTCAAGACACGGAAACTTCAAACAGAATCGAAGCTCAAGATGAAGACAACGGAGAATCAATCAGTATTCCAGCTACTGTGATTAATGACAGGATTGAAGTAGACAAATTCAGATCTCAGTTAACACCCACTGAACACACTAGGGTAGAAACGATTCCTAAGATGGATACGAATATGGATGTGACCAATAGACGTTTGGATATCACAGATAACATGGATACGAATATGGATGTGACCGATAAACGTTTGGATATGACAGATGACATGGATATAAGTTATGATTGTGCCTTGAGTAATGACCTGGACATAAGCGACGGAGAGCAGTCGACGGAGGTGGAACAGGATAAGAAACGCCGAGCTGCAGTTCGAGCCCTGGAGAAGATCAGGGAGTGGACTCGCGACTTGATGACGTCACTCTAA